The Benincasa hispida cultivar B227 chromosome 9, ASM972705v1, whole genome shotgun sequence genome has a segment encoding these proteins:
- the LOC120085152 gene encoding protein PIN-LIKES 3-like codes for MVKFLSLLIAASIPVLKVLLITALGSFLALPHINVLGEEARKHLNGVVFYVFNPALVSSNLAETITYNNMVKMWFMPFNILITFIVGSLFGWIVIQLTKPPPHLRGLILGCCSAGNLGNILLIIIPAVCKEKGSPFGDSDQCTTYGMAYVSLSMAIGAIFLWSYVYNIVRVSSMSHIKNSTFNNLPITNTSSIEEPLIHNIQPLVVHNDDDDDVSSKKLLVLEENAVISSSQTKHEVVPTAVGISTFIKSLNLKALFAPSTIGAIAGFAIGLIPQLQSLLIGADAPLRVIDDSAALLGNGAIPTVTLIVGGNLLKGLRGSESELKKSIVIGIVLVRYIALPLSGLLIVRGAAKLGWVGSDPLYLFVLLLQFAVPPAMNIGTITQLFGAGEAECSVILLWTYVLASVSLTLWSTLFLWLVG; via the exons ATGGTGAAGTTTTTGAGCCTCCTGATTGCGGCTTCCATTCCCGTTCTGAAAGTGCTTCTAATCACAGCGCTTGGCTCTTTTCTGGCTCTTCCCCACATCAACGTCTTGGGCGAAGAAGCCAGAAAGCATTTGAATGGA GTGGTTTTTTACGTATTCAATCCTGCACTCGTCTCCTCCAACCTTGCTGAAACTATTACATACAACAACATGGTCAAGAT GTGGTTTATGCCTTTCAATATCCTCATTACTTTCATAGTGGGATCACTATTTGGTTGGATTGTGATTCAATTAACCAAACCTCCTCCTCATCTCCGCGGCCTCATCTTGGGTTGCTGCTCCGCTG GAAATTTGGGCAACATTTTACTTATTATAATTCCAGCAGTTTGTAAAGAAAAGGGAAGCCCCTTTGGGGACTCCGACCAATGCACCACTTACGGAATGGCTTATGTTTCTCTTTCAATGGCG atAGGAGCCATATTTTTATGGTCATATGTCTACAATATTGTTCGAGTTTCTTCAATGAGCCACATTAAGAATTCCACCTTTAATAACTTGCCCATCACTAACACCTCCTCCATAGAGGAACCATTGATTCACAATATTCAACCACTTGTTGTtcataatgatgatgatgatgatgtttcttcaaaaaaattattggttTTGGAGGAAAATGCAGTCATTTCCTCTTCTCAAACGAAACATGAG GTTGTTCCAACTGCAGTCGGAATAAGCACATTCATTAAATCGCTTAATTTGAAAGCATTGTTTGCCCCTTCAACAATTGGAGCG ATTGCTGGTTTTGCGATCGGTCTCATCCCTCAACTTCAAAGCTTGTTGATAGGTGCTGATGCTCCTTTGCGCGTCATCGACGACTCGGCTGCTTTGTTGGG AAATGGGGCCATCCCAACTGTCACATTAATTGTAGGAGGGAACCTTCTAAAAG GTTTGCGAGGATCGGAATCGGAGTTGAAGAAATCCATTGTCATTGGGATTGTTTTGGTTCGTTACATTGCGCTGCCTCTGAGTGGACTTTTGATTGTGAGAGGAGCTGCAAAATTGGGTTGGGTGGGGTCTGATCCCTTGTATCTGTTTGTTCTTCTGCTTCAATTTGCTGTCCCACCTGCTATGAATAttg GAACCATCACTCAATTGTTTGGAGCTGGAGAGGCAGAATGCTCGGTTATTTTGCTATGGACTTACGTTCTAGCTTCAGTTTCACTGACACTTTGGTCCACCTTGTTCTTGTGGCTCGTGGGTTGA
- the LOC120086492 gene encoding cyclin-dependent kinase B2-2, producing the protein MEKGPTTVSAMEAFEKLEKVGEGTYGKVYRAREKATGKIVALKKTRLHEDEEGVPPTTLREVSILRMLSRDPHIVRLMDVKQGQNKEGKTVLYLVFEYMDTDLKKFIKSFRHTGESIPANTVKSLMYQLCKGVAFCHGHGILHRDLKPHNLLMDRKTMMLKIADLGLARAFTVPIKKYTHEILTLWYRAPEVLLGATHYSTAVDMWSVACIFAELATKQALFPGDSELQQLLHIFRLLGTPNEKVWPGVSKLMNWHEYPQWNPQSLSTAVPNLDDKGLDLLSQMLRYEPSTRISAKKAMEHPYFDDLNKEYL; encoded by the exons atggagAAGGGACCGACCACTGTTTCAGCCATGGAAGCGTTCGAGAAGCTGGAGAAGGTTGGAGAAGGAACTTACGGCAAGGTTTATAGGGCAAGGGAGAAGGCGACCGGCAAGATTGTTGCGCTCAAGAAGACGCGCCTCCATGAGGATGAGGAAGGTGTTCCTCCCACCACTCTCAGAGAAGTTTCAATTCTTCGAATGCTTTCTCGGGATCCTCATATTGTTAG GTTGATGGATGTCAAACAAGGCCAGAACAAGGAAGGGAAAACCGTCCTTTACTTGGTGTTTGAATACATGGATACTGATCTGAAGAAATTCATCAAGAGTTTCCGTCATACGGGAGAAAGCATTCCCGCTAACACTGTCAAG AGTTTGATGTACCAACTCTGCAAGGGCGTTGCCTTCTGCCATGGTCATGGAATCCTGCACAG GGACCTGAAACCACACAATCTCTTGATGGACCGAAAGACCATGATGCTCAAAATTGCAGACCTTGGGTTGGCTCGAGCATTTACTGTGCCAATTAAGAAGTATACTCATGAG ATACTAACCCTCTGGTATAGAGCTCCCGAAGTTCTGTTGGGGGCAACTCATTACTCCACAGCTGTAGACATGTGGTCTGTTGCCTGCATATTCG CCGAACTTGCCACCAAGCAGGCTCTCTTTCCTGGAGATTCTGAGTTGCAACAGCTCCTTCATATCTTCAG GTTATTAGGGACCCCAAATGAAAAGGTCTGGCCTGGTGTGAGCAAACTAATGAACTGGCATGAGTATCCCCAGTGGAACCCCCAAAGCCTTTCAACTGCTGTTCCCAACTTGGATGATAAAGGGCTAGATCTGCTTTCA CAAATGTTGAGGTATGAACCCTCAACACGTATTTCAGCAAAGAAAGCAATGGAACATCCTTATTTTGATGACTTGAACAAGGAATATCTCTGA